One window of Candidatus Bipolaricaulota bacterium genomic DNA carries:
- a CDS encoding DUF4926 domain-containing protein, whose amino-acid sequence MKIQRYQRVALTKDLPEYDLYKGDVAVVVEHLPATAATQGEDGYALEVFNGVGDTIAVIMVPASAVKPPTEDEILQAPH is encoded by the coding sequence ATGAAGATCCAGCGCTACCAGCGAGTAGCACTGACAAAAGATCTACCGGAGTATGACCTATACAAGGGCGATGTGGCTGTAGTGGTGGAGCACCTGCCCGCCACCGCAGCCACCCAGGGAGAGGATGGATATGCTCTTGAGGTATTCAACGGCGTTGGTGACACGATTGCGGTGATCATGGTACCAGCATCAGCCGTGAAGCCCCCCACAGAAGACGAGATCCTCCAGGCCCCCCAC